The following DNA comes from Capsicum annuum cultivar UCD-10X-F1 chromosome 7, UCD10Xv1.1, whole genome shotgun sequence.
AATTCTGACTTCGCCATTGTCCCCGGTGGAGCAAAAGGTGGGAGATCCTAGGGAGGGGTAcaagataagttttttttttgtatggcAATGAAGTAGCTATGAACCATGAGGTTTCAAGTTCAAATCCCACCAAAGATAAAAACACTAGTTAATTTTTCCCCCAGTTATTCTAGCCTTGGTGCATGAGTTACCTAGTGCTTGTTGCTGATGGGAGGTGACATGTATCTCATGGGTCTTTTCTTTTAGGATTTTGGAGCTATTTGAATTTCACTGAGTAATTGAGCTATTGGAGAATTGAGCTGTGGCTTGATTTGTTAAATGAGAATCATGCAATAGAATGGGAATCTTTTGGATAGAGTGATAGAATTAGAAGAAAACATGTAAGTTTCTTAAGCAGATGAGGAGGATGGCAATTTTGTTGTCTTTGTGCTTTGCAAGTATCggaataatataatatattgcaATCTCAGAAAAGAAACATTTAGGATAATAGTGTTCTGTATAACATCTTTGGGATAATTGGTTGTTGACCTTGATGTTTATGAAAATTTTGCTCAGTGCTGATTTAACTTTATGACAGAGCTTACattttcattttataattttctatgtgcttcatatttttcttgttttaggaCCAAGGACCTCTACAAAAGGTTCAATAAGTGGTCCAATTGACAGGACCACGATGATATTTTCTTCAAAGTTCTCAAGAGCTTTCTCATTTGAAAACTGAGTTGCTGAAGATATGGAAAAAGCAATTATTACATGTTCTTGAATTCTAAAGATCTTTTGTAATAAACGTGCAAAATTCCCTTAACCCTATGAAAGGCCCGAATTATGCTGAAAAAGGTGGAACATACACTAATGTTTTCTCATAAATCAAGCCTCATCTCTCGGAAAAAGGAAGCAATTCCTCCCAAAGTCTGAATCATCCTAGTTTGCCAGTGTAACAGTTTACCGCCATAGAGATATTGGGATTTGATTTTATATTGATACCAAAATAACACCATTATGCTAGGTTCCCCACTCAAGTATCTTAATCCTAGCTTCTCAGGCCTTCTAATGACTAGTCAGTGCATTTAACGGGATGGTAGTGCATTTGCAACTCATGTGGTTACTGGTTAGCAAAATGAAGAAGTAATTTATCTCCTTTGCTATGTAAAAATCAATTTTGTCTACACACAAAAATAGCGAAATGTACAACTAAGGCTGATGTTTATACATTTGTGTTTTATTTAACACCTTGTCCTCTGTCCACAATATAACTTATGGACTTCATTGGCATTATGATTATTAGTCTAGTTTGTTTGTATTCTGACATAATTGAGCAGGAAATTCTCAATCTTGTTAAAGCTGATGAATTGTTTCTTGTGTACATGTTATGCAAGGCTTCATCGTCATTGTTGAATTGTGAAAATATCCATTTGCATGTTCTTCTTTTTAGTCCTAGTAAGGGTGCACAGTACCTCATTTATGCGTTCTGGCTCTTAGTACTTAATAAACTCTGCAGAACAATGGAAGAGTTCCCGCTGCTATAAACTCAAGTTCTTCTCCTCTTCCTCATGAACCCGCTGGCTATGATCGTGATGCAACGGTTGATATTCCTCTTGATGGTTCAAAGgtgaaaaaaatgatttgataaaTTGAGCTTATACTTTTTTCTTCCCTATGACTACTGTACCTGTGTTCATTTGGAGCATAGGTTTGAGTGATCCTCTATTTTACTCATATAACTAATCAGGAcctgaagaagaaggagaaggaactCCAGGTTAAAGAGGCTGAACTGAAAAAAAGGGAACAGGTGCGTTGTTATTCTACATTGCCTTCTAGTTATTCCTTGCTTATTTTCCACAATAGAAAGAACAATCTTTCATCAAAGTTCTATTACTATTCTATTGCTTGTCAACTATGAAAATCGTGTAGGATAATTACTGCCAAATAATTATTATCGTCTAACTCTAGATGATATTATCTCTCATTTGGCTCAAGGTGCTGCAGACTGTCTTTTGACTTTTAGCATTTTATGCATTATTAAATGTCAATGTTATTGGCTTCATGTAGGAACTTAAAAGGAAGGAAGATGCAATAGCAAGAGGTAATTTTCCACTGTATACACATTTGTCTTTGCAGTATTGAACTAAATCAGGCATTTTTGCTTTTATCTCTGCGAACTGACTTTATTTCCAATTTCTCGTTTTCCTTCTTCAGCTGGTATAGTTATTGACAACAAGAATTGGCCACCTTTCTTCCCCATAATTCATCATGATATCGCAAATGAAATTCCAATCCATCTACAGAAGTTGCAATATGTTGCATTCACTACATTGTTGGGTATGTCCGCATGTATTCCATATAACTCTCTATTCTATGGATGCTATTAATGTCTCTCACTTGACCTTTCCGGAAAGGCATCTTCAACCTTATAGGTTAATCTGACCCGGAAGATTGTGATGCATATTAATAATATTCACTGCTTTCTATTTCTGACTTTGTTCCAAAAGAAAAGTTTTCTATATGGTACTCCAGCTACCTATCTGCATAATAGTAGCTTTTATGCTTCCAAGGACTTAAAAACATAACCTCCATCTTTTTGATAAGCTTTTTGTGCGAATGGTTTTAGACTTTTAGTGACACTTTGATTAAGAGGGTCTAGGATTTCCTCCAAGTGCCTGCAAATGTCTTTAAGATTTGAAAATCATACTAGCTCTTGTCAGTTGTAGCAGTACATCCCAAATCTACCAGTCCAAATTAAGATAAAAGAGAATTAAGGGAAATTTTCTAGATGGTTTTTGTTAATATTATCCATGacagtcatttctttcttttattgttgAATCAAACTACTTTCTTGTAACTAATATATTTGGACATGATAAATTACAGGTCTGGTAGCTTGTCTTGTATGGAACCTTGTTGCTGTCACTTTAGCTTGGATTAGAGGACAAGGTTGCGCTGGAACTTAATTTACTAACCTCctttttttagttaataatttACTAACCTCGCTTATCCTTTTGTGTCAGTTAACCAtctaaagtttatattttatCATTGTAGGTCCAACAATCTGGCTGCTTGCTGTTATCTATTTAATATCAGGTGTCCCAGGAGCCTATGTATTGTGGTATCGACCTCTCTATCGTGCAATGAGGTACACATTTGCACTTCCTTAGTGGAGAAATAAATGTCCGTTCACCTATGACAGGGAGTAGATTTATGCTCTTCCGTTTCAATTGTGTTAGTCTTAGTTTGACTCTGCacagagttaaaaaaaaaaaaaaaaaacttttgaatcttgttgtcttaaactaaagatgtttgtaatgtaccaaaatgccctttgaATCAGTTGTCTTAAATGTGCCGTGTAGGGTGTTGGGCAAAAAAAGTTACTAAATATTGAAAGtgatattctttttgaaacattTAAGGGggaaagtaagacaaataaattaaaatggagggagcattcttcttctttttatttccgTAGTATGACTGTGCCTTCCAAAAGAGTATATTCTGATATTCATTTTGGTTGCAGGACTGACAGTGCACTGAAGTTTGGGTGGTTTTTCTTAAGTTACGTGGTAAATACTACatttccttttgttttttctttaaactGCTGTGTTGTCTATTGAGGACTCTGAGCACTTATTTTCATCTTGTAGTTTCACATTGGGTTCTGCATCATTGCTGCTGTGGCACCTCCAATTTTCTTCAAGGGGAAATCCTTGACGTAAGTTGCTTTTTTATGTTAGAATGGGCAATGGTTGCTGGTATAAGGCATTTCTTGGATATGCAATCAGTTGCTTTACCTTCCTGTTTGAGAAGACCACGTTTGGCTAGacttatatttatttcttttagcgAATCTACGTTTTCATTGATAATTTGATCCGTCCTTGTTTATAAATATGACTCATTCTTGTTTCCTTTCCTTGTTTAACAGTGGTATCTTGCCTGCTATTGATCTTTTAGGCTGGCATGCTTTGGTTGGGGTAAGCTTTTACCTTTCTGTCTCAATGTTTAACTTTAAAAGCACTACTGAATCATATATTTCATCTGAGTTCGTATTCATGCTatt
Coding sequences within:
- the LOC107878324 gene encoding secretory carrier-associated membrane protein 1, whose amino-acid sequence is MAGRYNDNPFADDEQVNPFSNNGRVPAAINSSSSPLPHEPAGYDRDATVDIPLDGSKDLKKKEKELQVKEAELKKREQELKRKEDAIARAGIVIDNKNWPPFFPIIHHDIANEIPIHLQKLQYVAFTTLLGLVACLVWNLVAVTLAWIRGQGPTIWLLAVIYLISGVPGAYVLWYRPLYRAMRTDSALKFGWFFLSYVFHIGFCIIAAVAPPIFFKGKSLTGILPAIDLLGWHALVGIFYFIGAAFFCLETLLSIWVIQQVYMYFRGSGKAAEMKKEAARSTMMAAI